Proteins co-encoded in one Coregonus clupeaformis isolate EN_2021a chromosome 5, ASM2061545v1, whole genome shotgun sequence genomic window:
- the LOC121567022 gene encoding class A basic helix-loop-helix protein 9-like, protein MSSHAILTESEFSEKEQEGSLLGLDEEEEDSGSEDSEAGSKKSSLESEGGMAGSCQDEKRRSRPVHSKYCRVAANVRERKRILDYNQSFNALRMVLKHDLNGKRLSKISTLRRAINRISSLTVFLHSHPSPSALPGGQTPCTHAVCLRGQHSAGIGEAMLDLGKDRERERGFQTPVDTYCLQRKLQHHQQSLQDHDAHKSPITLPPELQLYTDTPGGGHPSPSCLPSPSYAHFSPTETQLYTPSHPHEELNSPLYYSSSEWRGGSGYPFGMRATCHPNHTDSLSDSSPAVPFTWQLGYLQGSAGYQQFLTMH, encoded by the coding sequence atgagcagccacgCCATTCTCACCGAGTCAGAGTTCTCTGAGAAGGAGCAAGAAGGGAGTCTGCTGGGTttggatgaggaagaggaggacagtGGCAGCGAGGACAGTGAGGCTGGTTCAAAGAAGTCTTCTCTAGAGAGCGAGGGGGGCATGGCCGGCAGCTGCCAGGATGAGAAGAGACGCAGTCGCCCCGTCCACTCCAAGTACTGCCGTGTGGCCGCCAACGTTCGCGAGCGCAAACGCATCCTGGACTACAACCAGTCATTCAATGCGCTGCGCATGGTGCTAAAACACGACCTCAACGGCAAGCGACTGTCCAAAATTTCCACTCTGAGGCGTGCCATCAACCGCATCTCTTCGCTCACCGTCTTCCTGCACTCCCATCCCAGCCCCAGCGCCCTGCCAGGAGGACAGACACCCTGCACCCACGCAGTGTGCCTCAGAGGGCAGCACTCAGCTGGGATTGGGGAGGCCATGCTGGACCTGGggaaggacagggagagagagaggggcttccAGACCCCGGTGGACACCTACTGTCTGCAGCGTAAGCTTCAACACCACCAGCAGTCCCTGCAGGATCACGATGCCCACAAGTCTCCCATCACTCTGCCTCCAGAGCTCCAGCTCTACACAGACACCCCAGGAGGAGGACACCCCAGCCCATCTTGCTTGCCCTCCCCATCCTATGCCCACTTCTCCCCTACTGAGACCCAGCTCTACACACCCTCGCACCCTCACGAGGAGTTGAACAGCCCCCTGTACTACAGCAGCAGTGAGTGGAGAGGGGGGTCAGGGTACCCTTTTGGAATGAGGGCCACCTGTCACCCGAACCACACTGACAGCCTCTCAGACTCCTCTCCTGCCGTGCCCTTCACGTGGCAGCTGGGTTACCTGCAAGGGTCAGCCGGCTACCAACAGTTCCTAACCATGCACTGA